One part of the Parabacteroides distasonis ATCC 8503 genome encodes these proteins:
- the guaA gene encoding glutamine-hydrolyzing GMP synthase, whose product MKQDMIVILDLGSHENTVLARAIRALGVYSEIYPHDITVEELKALPNVKGIIINGGPNNVIDGVAIDVNPGIYEMGTPVMAAGHDKALCEVKLPEFTDDVEAIKGAVKSFVFDTCKAEANWNMTNFVNDQIELVKRQVGDKKVLLALSGGVDSSVVAALLLKAIGDKLVCVHVNHGLMRKGESEDVVEVFKNQLNANLVYVDATDRFLNKLADVEDPEQKRKIIGGEFIRVFEEEARKLDGIDFLAQGTIYPDIVESGTKTAKMVKSHHNVGGLPEDLQFELVEPLRQLFKDEVRACGVELGLPYDMVYRQPFPGPGLGVRCLGAITRDRLEAVRESDAILREEFKNAGLDKKVWQYFTVVPDFKSVGVRDNARSFEWPVIIRAVNTVDAMTATIEPVDWPILMKITDRILKEVKNVNRVCYDMSPKPNATIEWE is encoded by the coding sequence ATGAAGCAAGATATGATTGTTATCTTGGATTTAGGTAGTCATGAGAATACGGTGTTGGCTCGTGCTATTCGTGCGTTAGGCGTTTATAGTGAGATTTATCCGCATGACATCACGGTTGAGGAATTAAAAGCCTTGCCAAACGTGAAAGGTATCATTATCAATGGTGGCCCAAACAATGTTATCGACGGTGTAGCTATCGACGTGAATCCGGGTATTTACGAGATGGGCACTCCTGTAATGGCCGCAGGTCATGATAAGGCGTTGTGCGAGGTTAAATTACCGGAGTTTACGGATGATGTCGAGGCGATCAAGGGCGCTGTCAAGTCTTTCGTGTTCGATACTTGCAAGGCTGAGGCAAACTGGAATATGACGAATTTTGTCAATGACCAGATTGAATTGGTAAAGCGTCAGGTAGGGGATAAGAAAGTTCTGCTGGCCTTGTCTGGAGGTGTCGATAGCTCTGTAGTAGCCGCTTTACTTTTGAAAGCGATCGGCGATAAATTGGTTTGCGTGCATGTGAACCATGGTTTGATGCGTAAGGGCGAGTCCGAGGATGTCGTTGAGGTCTTCAAGAACCAGTTGAATGCCAATTTGGTGTATGTAGACGCTACCGATCGTTTCTTGAATAAGCTAGCTGACGTGGAAGATCCGGAGCAAAAGCGTAAGATTATCGGTGGTGAGTTTATCCGTGTATTTGAGGAAGAAGCTCGCAAATTAGATGGAATCGATTTCTTGGCTCAAGGAACGATCTATCCGGATATCGTGGAGAGTGGAACGAAGACGGCTAAGATGGTGAAATCCCATCATAACGTAGGCGGTCTGCCGGAAGATTTGCAATTTGAGTTGGTTGAGCCTTTGCGTCAATTATTCAAGGACGAGGTTCGTGCTTGTGGCGTAGAGTTAGGTTTGCCTTATGATATGGTTTATCGCCAGCCGTTCCCCGGACCTGGTTTAGGCGTACGTTGCTTGGGCGCTATCACTCGTGACAGACTGGAAGCGGTACGTGAGTCGGATGCGATCTTACGGGAGGAGTTCAAGAACGCCGGATTGGATAAAAAGGTATGGCAATACTTTACGGTAGTACCCGACTTTAAGTCGGTTGGCGTACGTGATAACGCCCGTTCTTTCGAATGGCCCGTGATTATCCGTGCCGTCAATACGGTAGATGCCATGACCGCTACGATCGAACCGGTTGATTGGCCTATCTTGATGAAGATTACGGATCGTATTTTGAAAGAGGTGAAGAACGTGAACCGTGTATGCTACGATATGTCTCCGAAACCGAATGCGACAATTGAGTGGGAGTAA
- a CDS encoding sensor histidine kinase yields the protein MNTDIELSKAERENFTELINTNSDLLLNLINDILDLSRIESGRMSFSFQQYSLNELISTIYQTFQVLMPENVELRMQIPEKSISIPTDKFRLTQVITNFLSNAIKFTQKGYILIGYEYREEERHVHIFVEDTGIGIPKEKQDAVFNRFTKLDEFAKGTGLGLSICKVIAERFDGYIAVESEIGKGSRFSIILPLNPKHTESD from the coding sequence ATGAACACAGACATCGAGCTCAGTAAGGCAGAACGGGAAAACTTTACCGAGTTAATCAATACGAACAGCGATCTGTTATTGAACCTTATCAATGATATCTTAGATCTTTCCCGTATCGAATCGGGCCGTATGTCATTCTCTTTCCAGCAATATTCTCTAAATGAATTAATAAGCACGATTTACCAGACTTTCCAAGTTTTAATGCCGGAGAACGTAGAACTTCGTATGCAAATACCGGAAAAAAGCATATCCATTCCCACGGATAAGTTTCGGTTGACACAAGTGATTACCAACTTTCTTAGCAACGCTATTAAATTCACGCAAAAGGGATATATATTGATTGGTTATGAATACCGAGAGGAAGAGCGGCATGTACATATTTTCGTAGAAGATACCGGCATTGGTATCCCGAAAGAAAAGCAAGACGCCGTTTTCAATCGTTTCACGAAACTGGATGAATTCGCCAAAGGTACCGGCTTGGGACTATCCATTTGCAAAGTGATAGCCGAACGTTTCGATGGGTATATCGCCGTAGAGTCCGAAATAGGAAAAGGAAGCCGTTTTTCCATTATCCTTCCCCTTAACCCCAAACACACTGAAAGTGATTAA
- a CDS encoding 3-keto-disaccharide hydrolase, with protein MKKLFKSFLILSAIAMAIPCFAQTPNTLTKKEKKAGWELLFNGKDFSGWRQCNGTAMPANWVIEDNAMKVFTGEGKKPGQGANGDILYQNKKFKNFELSVDWKASKMGNSGIFYYVREVPGKPIYYAAPEVQVLDNVDATDNKLANHLAGSLYDMLPADPKTVNPAGEWNTIVIRVKDGKVTHTQNGKKVVEYTLWSKEWDDLVANSKFKNFPGFTEGISKEGYIGLQDHGYPIWFRNIKIRELK; from the coding sequence ATGAAAAAGTTGTTCAAATCATTCTTGATTCTTTCGGCCATAGCTATGGCTATCCCCTGTTTCGCTCAAACTCCGAATACATTGACTAAGAAGGAAAAAAAAGCTGGCTGGGAATTATTATTCAACGGAAAAGACTTCTCTGGATGGCGCCAATGTAACGGTACCGCTATGCCCGCGAACTGGGTTATAGAAGACAATGCCATGAAAGTATTTACCGGCGAAGGCAAAAAACCGGGACAAGGCGCTAATGGCGATATCCTTTACCAGAACAAGAAATTCAAAAACTTCGAGCTCTCGGTAGACTGGAAAGCGAGCAAGATGGGCAACTCCGGTATCTTCTATTATGTACGCGAAGTACCCGGCAAACCTATTTATTATGCGGCTCCCGAAGTACAGGTACTAGATAACGTGGACGCAACCGACAACAAATTAGCGAACCACCTAGCAGGTTCTCTATATGACATGCTTCCCGCAGATCCGAAAACAGTTAATCCTGCCGGCGAGTGGAATACGATCGTAATCCGTGTAAAAGATGGAAAGGTAACGCATACCCAAAATGGTAAGAAAGTTGTTGAGTATACTTTATGGAGCAAAGAGTGGGATGATTTGGTAGCTAACAGTAAATTCAAGAACTTCCCGGGCTTTACCGAAGGTATTTCTAAAGAAGGTTATATCGGTCTGCAAGATCATGGCTATCCGATCTGGTTCCGTAATATCAAGATCCGTGAACTAAAATAG
- a CDS encoding DUF5106 domain-containing protein, which yields MKYLYVLLLTLTVNACSGQRNQKTEESNVAPPTFEMVSVPTLITDPVERAEYLVKHYWDKFDFKDTTYIHEPQVTEQALSNYIDLMNYVSPAAMSSSVKAMMKQTEQDSAMFQYFSEMMEKYLYDPNSPLRNEEMYIAVLEYLTESSSLSDVEKIRPAHLLELALKNRIGTPATDFTYTLANGQTGKLYNIKADYLLLFFYNPDCHACQEITRQMESSFLINEFSKSNKLKILAVYPDEDLDAWKEHVSVMPKDWINSYDKSVSLKNDEIYDLKAIPTLYLLNKEKKVLLKDATFQQIENYLSQTTN from the coding sequence ATGAAATATCTATATGTTTTATTGTTGACGTTGACCGTCAATGCATGCAGTGGTCAACGCAATCAAAAAACGGAAGAATCCAATGTAGCGCCACCCACCTTTGAAATGGTCTCAGTCCCCACCCTAATCACAGACCCGGTGGAAAGGGCCGAATATTTAGTGAAACATTATTGGGATAAATTCGACTTCAAGGATACGACCTATATCCATGAACCTCAAGTGACCGAGCAGGCATTATCCAACTATATAGATTTGATGAACTATGTCTCGCCTGCGGCTATGTCTTCTTCCGTAAAAGCGATGATGAAACAAACAGAACAAGACAGTGCCATGTTTCAGTACTTTTCCGAGATGATGGAGAAATATCTATACGACCCGAACTCCCCCTTAAGGAATGAGGAAATGTATATAGCGGTATTGGAATATCTTACCGAATCCTCGTCATTAAGCGATGTGGAAAAGATACGTCCCGCCCATTTGCTAGAGCTCGCATTAAAAAACAGAATCGGGACGCCTGCGACCGATTTCACGTACACATTAGCGAACGGACAAACCGGGAAATTATACAATATAAAAGCGGATTATCTATTATTATTTTTCTATAATCCGGACTGTCATGCTTGTCAAGAAATAACCAGACAAATGGAATCGTCCTTCTTGATCAATGAATTTTCAAAAAGCAACAAACTAAAGATCTTAGCCGTTTATCCGGACGAGGATCTGGACGCATGGAAAGAACACGTTTCCGTCATGCCTAAAGATTGGATCAACTCATACGACAAAAGTGTTTCGCTTAAAAACGACGAGATCTACGACTTAAAAGCGATACCCACATTATACCTATTGAACAAAGAGAAGAAAGTATTGTTGAAAGATGCTACTTTTCAACAGATCGAAAATTATTTATCACAAACAACTAACTAA
- a CDS encoding bifunctional nuclease family protein, whose protein sequence is MSTRIKLRVQGLANSQIQSGAYALILAEENGPRRIPIIVGTAEAQSIAIALEHIVPPRPLTHDLFATFAQAFNVILKEVYIYKFEDGVFYSELEFSDGERSIKLDSRTSDAIAIALRVNCDIFTSEEIVKECGVVLEDTLSIPADEPEEDDNLLELEPDEIKDEAQLKKWLSLLDIQEINERLEDAIADENYEYAKMYKDELRRREEEEDTNK, encoded by the coding sequence GTGAGTACAAGAATAAAATTAAGGGTTCAAGGATTAGCGAACAGCCAAATTCAATCCGGGGCCTATGCGTTAATTTTGGCAGAGGAAAATGGTCCACGGCGAATTCCAATCATCGTAGGAACCGCTGAAGCACAGTCTATAGCGATCGCATTGGAGCATATCGTACCTCCTCGTCCATTAACACACGACTTATTCGCCACTTTTGCGCAAGCCTTCAACGTCATTCTTAAGGAAGTCTACATATACAAATTCGAAGATGGTGTGTTTTACTCAGAATTAGAGTTTAGCGACGGTGAGCGCTCGATAAAGCTGGACTCTCGCACTTCCGACGCGATTGCCATAGCGCTTCGGGTAAATTGCGACATCTTTACTTCCGAGGAGATTGTAAAGGAATGCGGTGTCGTACTGGAAGACACCCTGTCCATCCCCGCTGACGAACCGGAGGAGGATGACAATTTATTAGAATTAGAACCGGATGAGATTAAGGACGAAGCCCAGTTAAAGAAATGGTTAAGCCTATTGGATATCCAAGAAATAAACGAGCGATTGGAAGACGCTATAGCGGACGAAAATTACGAATACGCGAAAATGTATAAAGACGAGTTGCGCCGTCGAGAAGAAGAGGAGGACACAAACAAATGA
- a CDS encoding NupC/NupG family nucleoside CNT transporter, which translates to MIGEQGGFGLVSLLRGLLGIITILGIAYAMSYDRKRIDWKLVGGGLFMQIVFALAVLYVPFVGSLLEGCGKIFVKLMDFTDAGLTFLLGPYASKAAGFSFLLHSLPIVIFFSALVSMFYHWGIIQKVVGAFAWVLRKFMNISGSEGLVAAGNIFMGMTESPVLIKNYLPTMNRSEIFLVMVSGMGTIAGSVMGTYIGMLGGTDPAAKVLFATHLLSASVMAVPGSIVLAKMLCPQTEEATDHVAISGKEKENSNILDAISSGTVTGVKLMTNIAAMLLVFISLVALANYITEGVIGRYTGLNDWIVKITDGKAQGLTFQFILGVITSPFMWLIGVPSQDIMLVGSLLGQKTILNEFVAYFQLQQWKDAGLFMYEKSILMSTYILCGFANISSIGILLGGLGVLAPEKRGLISRIGVPAMIGGALVSVLSATIIGMILG; encoded by the coding sequence ATGATTGGAGAACAAGGAGGATTCGGACTGGTCTCACTTTTAAGAGGTCTGCTTGGGATCATTACGATTTTAGGTATCGCCTATGCGATGAGTTATGATCGTAAACGGATCGATTGGAAATTAGTAGGTGGAGGTTTGTTCATGCAGATCGTATTCGCCTTGGCGGTTTTATATGTGCCGTTCGTCGGAAGCCTATTGGAAGGATGTGGCAAGATATTTGTTAAGTTGATGGACTTCACGGATGCCGGTCTTACTTTCTTATTAGGCCCGTATGCCTCTAAAGCGGCAGGATTCAGTTTCTTGCTTCATTCGCTACCGATTGTTATTTTCTTCTCCGCCTTGGTTTCCATGTTTTACCATTGGGGGATTATCCAGAAAGTAGTCGGTGCCTTTGCGTGGGTATTGCGTAAATTCATGAATATATCCGGCTCGGAGGGATTAGTGGCCGCCGGTAATATTTTTATGGGAATGACAGAATCTCCTGTGTTGATCAAGAATTACCTGCCGACAATGAATCGTTCGGAGATATTTTTGGTCATGGTATCCGGAATGGGTACGATCGCCGGTTCCGTAATGGGTACTTACATAGGTATGTTGGGAGGAACAGACCCGGCGGCGAAGGTTTTATTCGCCACTCACTTGCTCTCGGCTTCCGTAATGGCAGTACCGGGTTCAATCGTTTTAGCGAAAATGCTTTGTCCGCAGACGGAAGAAGCCACGGACCATGTAGCTATCTCCGGCAAGGAAAAAGAGAACTCGAATATTCTAGATGCCATCTCATCGGGTACGGTTACCGGCGTAAAGTTGATGACGAATATTGCCGCGATGTTATTGGTATTCATATCCCTTGTAGCGTTAGCGAATTATATTACGGAAGGTGTGATAGGGCGTTATACCGGACTGAATGACTGGATTGTAAAGATTACGGACGGTAAGGCGCAGGGCTTGACCTTCCAATTTATACTGGGCGTAATCACCTCTCCTTTCATGTGGTTGATCGGGGTTCCCAGCCAAGACATCATGTTAGTTGGTTCTTTATTGGGACAAAAGACCATATTGAACGAATTTGTCGCCTATTTCCAATTACAGCAATGGAAAGATGCCGGATTATTCATGTATGAGAAATCGATCTTGATGTCTACTTATATCCTTTGCGGATTCGCTAATATATCGTCTATCGGTATCTTATTAGGCGGATTGGGCGTATTAGCCCCGGAAAAACGAGGATTAATTTCACGTATCGGCGTACCGGCTATGATCGGCGGAGCCTTGGTCTCTGTGCTATCGGCTACTATAATTGGTATGATCCTTGGGTAA
- the guaA gene encoding glutamine-hydrolyzing GMP synthase, translated as MHEKLIILDFGSQTTQLIGRRVRELNMYCEIVPYNKFPHDATDVKGVILSGSPYSVYDENAFKADLTEIRGKYPVLGICYGAQFLAYTSGGNVEPANSREYGRANLSHIDGEDELLKGIHVGSQIWMSHGDTITVLPDNFKVIASTDDVRAAAYHVEGEQTWGVQFHPEVFHSTDGTKLLDNFLNICGCAKDWTPASFIESTVAELKEQLGDDKVILALSGGVDSSVTAVLLNKAIGKNLTCIFVDHGLLRKNEFENVMRDYEHLGLNVIGVNAKDKFYKELAGVTEPEKKRKIIGKGFIDVFDEEAHKLKDIKWLGQGTIYPDVIESLSITGTVIKSHHNVGGLPDTMNLKLVEPLRLLFKDEVRRVGMELGMQPHLIKRHPFPGPGLGIRILGDITPEKVRILQDADDIYMSLMREWGLYDKIWQAGVILLPIQSVGVMGDERTYENTVALRAVTSTDAMTADWAQLPYEFLAKVSNEIINKVKGVNRVVYDISSKPPATIEWE; from the coding sequence ATGCACGAGAAACTTATTATTCTTGATTTCGGCTCGCAGACAACCCAGCTTATCGGCCGTAGGGTCAGAGAGTTGAATATGTATTGTGAGATCGTTCCTTATAACAAATTCCCGCATGACGCTACCGACGTGAAAGGTGTGATCCTTTCCGGAAGTCCTTATTCCGTATACGACGAGAATGCCTTTAAGGCTGATTTGACCGAGATACGGGGGAAGTATCCCGTCTTAGGTATTTGTTATGGAGCGCAGTTTCTAGCTTATACATCCGGAGGTAATGTGGAACCGGCTAATTCACGTGAGTATGGACGTGCTAATTTGTCGCACATTGATGGTGAGGATGAATTACTGAAAGGGATCCATGTGGGTTCACAGATATGGATGTCTCATGGGGATACGATTACCGTATTGCCGGATAATTTCAAGGTGATCGCCAGCACGGACGACGTGAGGGCTGCCGCTTACCATGTGGAAGGTGAGCAAACGTGGGGCGTTCAGTTTCATCCGGAAGTATTCCATTCGACAGACGGTACGAAGTTGCTGGATAACTTCTTGAATATTTGCGGATGCGCCAAGGATTGGACACCGGCTTCCTTTATCGAATCTACCGTAGCTGAGTTGAAGGAGCAATTGGGAGATGACAAGGTGATCTTGGCTCTTTCCGGCGGTGTGGATTCATCTGTTACGGCCGTATTGCTGAATAAGGCGATCGGTAAGAACTTGACTTGCATTTTCGTGGATCATGGTTTGCTGCGCAAGAATGAGTTCGAGAACGTAATGAGGGATTATGAGCATTTAGGATTGAACGTGATCGGCGTAAACGCAAAAGATAAGTTCTATAAAGAACTAGCGGGCGTTACGGAACCGGAGAAGAAACGTAAGATCATCGGCAAAGGATTTATCGATGTCTTCGATGAGGAGGCGCATAAGCTGAAAGATATCAAGTGGCTGGGGCAAGGTACGATTTATCCGGATGTGATCGAGTCGCTTTCTATCACAGGTACGGTTATCAAGAGCCATCATAATGTGGGCGGACTTCCGGATACGATGAACTTGAAACTCGTCGAGCCGCTTCGTCTTCTTTTCAAGGATGAGGTTCGCCGTGTCGGTATGGAGTTGGGTATGCAACCGCATTTGATCAAGCGCCATCCGTTCCCGGGACCGGGATTGGGTATCCGTATCTTGGGTGATATCACGCCGGAAAAGGTACGTATCCTGCAAGACGCTGACGATATCTATATGTCATTGATGCGTGAGTGGGGACTTTACGATAAGATTTGGCAAGCTGGGGTAATCTTACTTCCGATTCAATCCGTAGGTGTAATGGGCGATGAGCGTACCTATGAGAATACGGTAGCTTTACGTGCGGTCACTTCCACGGACGCTATGACCGCCGATTGGGCGCAGCTTCCGTACGAGTTCCTCGCCAAAGTTTCCAACGAGATTATCAATAAGGTGAAAGGCGTGAATAGAGTCGTGTACGACATCAGCTCGAAGCCGCCTGCAACCATCGAGTGGGAGTGA
- a CDS encoding LysR family transcriptional regulator produces MDFRLKVFHSVACNLSFTKASRELFISQPAISKHIHELEVQYKTPLFERTGSQIRLTRAGELLFSHTHSLLASYRQLDFEMNLLTNNFLGDLHLGASTTISQYVLPPVLALFIKMFPDIHVSVLNGNSRDIELALRDGKITLGLVEGTTRQNTMHYIPFMKDELVVVTHVGSKLAAYDELTLEQLCALPVVLRENGSGTLEVLEGALAKHQIKLSQLNVLLQLGSTESIKLFLENSDALGILSIRAVTRELMAGRLKVIDIEGFKAERTFSFVEPQGQNSGMEESFMRFASQHWQ; encoded by the coding sequence ATGGATTTTCGATTAAAAGTATTTCATAGCGTAGCTTGTAACCTAAGTTTCACGAAAGCGTCCCGGGAGTTGTTCATTAGTCAACCCGCTATTAGTAAGCATATCCATGAGTTGGAGGTTCAATATAAGACGCCTCTCTTTGAACGAACAGGTAGCCAGATCCGTTTAACTCGTGCGGGCGAGTTGTTGTTTTCGCATACCCATTCCTTATTGGCTTCGTATCGTCAATTGGATTTCGAGATGAATCTGTTGACAAATAATTTTCTGGGGGATTTACATTTAGGTGCCAGTACGACAATATCCCAATATGTTCTTCCGCCCGTGCTTGCTTTATTCATTAAGATGTTTCCGGATATACATGTATCTGTATTGAATGGGAATAGCCGGGATATAGAGTTGGCTTTGCGAGATGGAAAAATAACGTTAGGATTGGTGGAAGGGACTACCCGTCAAAATACGATGCATTATATACCTTTTATGAAGGATGAGTTAGTGGTTGTCACTCATGTAGGGTCTAAGTTGGCTGCTTATGACGAACTGACGTTGGAACAACTTTGTGCTTTGCCCGTAGTACTTCGTGAAAACGGCTCCGGTACGCTTGAGGTCTTGGAGGGGGCTTTAGCAAAACACCAGATCAAACTGTCGCAATTGAACGTATTATTGCAGCTAGGTAGTACGGAGAGTATCAAATTATTCTTGGAAAATTCCGATGCTTTGGGAATTCTTTCTATTCGGGCGGTGACACGTGAGCTGATGGCTGGACGTTTGAAAGTGATAGATATTGAGGGCTTTAAGGCCGAACGAACTTTCTCCTTTGTGGAGCCGCAGGGACAGAACAGCGGTATGGAAGAAAGTTTCATGCGTTTTGCCAGTCAACATTGGCAATAA
- the rfbC gene encoding dTDP-4-dehydrorhamnose 3,5-epimerase, protein MTYTETVIPGVWIIEPKVLKDARGYFMEAFKQAEFEEHIGKIQFVQDNESCSSKGVLRGLHYQLAPYSQSKLVRVIKGRVLDVAVDVREGSPTFGKYVAVELSDENKRQLFIPQGFAHGFHVLSDEAIFTYKVDNPYTPTHERGIRYDDPTVHVDWSITDPESINLSEKDTKAPLLKDAELNFKY, encoded by the coding sequence ATGACTTATACAGAAACTGTAATACCGGGCGTATGGATCATTGAGCCAAAGGTATTGAAAGATGCGCGCGGATACTTTATGGAAGCTTTTAAGCAAGCGGAATTCGAGGAGCATATCGGAAAAATCCAGTTCGTGCAAGACAACGAATCTTGCTCCTCTAAAGGCGTATTACGAGGATTACACTATCAGCTAGCGCCCTATTCTCAATCTAAATTAGTCAGGGTGATCAAAGGACGGGTATTGGATGTAGCCGTAGACGTACGTGAAGGCTCGCCCACATTCGGCAAATATGTAGCTGTAGAGTTATCGGACGAGAATAAACGCCAGTTATTTATTCCACAGGGATTCGCCCACGGATTCCATGTATTAAGTGACGAGGCTATCTTTACCTATAAAGTAGATAATCCATATACTCCGACGCATGAACGGGGAATCCGCTATGACGATCCCACGGTCCATGTAGATTGGAGCATCACAGATCCGGAATCGATCAACCTATCCGAGAAAGACACCAAGGCTCCATTGCTGAAAGACGCTGAGCTTAATTTCAAATACTAA
- a CDS encoding M48 family metallopeptidase — MKKILLSLAFLAGVSLTVSAQFKIGGKTINTKKVINAATDVAHAATLSDEDVAKMAKEYIQWMDTHNEVAGPDTEMGQRLERLTANVKKVSGLDLNFKVYNVVDVNAFACGDGSVRVCGGLMKIMDDDEVFAVIGHEIGHVVHSDSKDAMKNAYLTSAAKNAAGAVSGTVSKLTDSQLGDMAQALAGAQYSQKQEYEADEFGFQFCIDYGRDPYGMSNSLNKLLQLSESEAKSSKFMQMFSSHPETQKRADRVKEKADEYVKSKQ, encoded by the coding sequence ATGAAAAAAATCTTATTGTCCTTGGCTTTCTTAGCAGGAGTGAGCCTAACAGTTTCCGCCCAATTCAAGATTGGCGGCAAGACCATTAATACGAAAAAAGTGATTAATGCCGCGACTGATGTAGCGCATGCCGCTACTCTATCCGACGAGGATGTAGCCAAAATGGCAAAAGAGTACATCCAATGGATGGACACTCATAACGAGGTAGCGGGCCCGGATACGGAAATGGGACAACGCTTGGAACGCTTGACCGCCAATGTAAAAAAAGTTTCCGGCCTAGACTTAAACTTTAAAGTATATAATGTAGTAGATGTAAACGCTTTCGCCTGTGGAGACGGAAGTGTACGCGTATGTGGCGGATTGATGAAAATCATGGACGATGACGAGGTATTCGCCGTTATCGGTCATGAGATCGGGCACGTCGTTCATTCCGACTCTAAAGACGCCATGAAAAACGCTTACTTGACCTCCGCCGCTAAAAACGCCGCCGGAGCCGTAAGTGGAACCGTATCCAAGCTGACCGACTCTCAACTGGGAGACATGGCACAGGCATTGGCTGGCGCTCAATATTCCCAGAAACAAGAGTATGAGGCGGACGAATTCGGTTTCCAGTTTTGTATAGATTACGGGCGAGATCCGTACGGAATGTCTAACTCATTAAATAAATTGTTACAACTGAGTGAGTCGGAAGCTAAATCGTCCAAGTTTATGCAGATGTTCTCAAGCCATCCCGAGACTCAAAAACGTGCCGATCGGGTAAAAGAGAAGGCCGATGAGTACGTGAAAAGCAAGCAATAA
- a CDS encoding 16S rRNA (uracil(1498)-N(3))-methyltransferase has product MQIFYTPDIAIKPELPEEEAGHCIRVLRLGEGDEIVLTDGQGSFYKAAISRAHPKHCEVTLLESWKQPDLWNFNLHIAIAPTKNMDRMEWFVEKATEIGINAITCLNCRFSERKEIKPIRLEKILVSAMKQSQKATLPALEGMTDFKKFVATPFDGRKFIAHCEEGEKPLLKHTYQPGENALILIGPEGDFSPEEIKLAQENGFEPISLGESRLRTETAALVACHTIHVLNQ; this is encoded by the coding sequence ATGCAGATTTTTTATACACCAGATATAGCTATCAAGCCGGAATTACCGGAAGAAGAAGCAGGACATTGTATACGGGTACTTCGTCTAGGTGAAGGCGATGAGATAGTATTGACGGATGGGCAAGGCTCTTTTTATAAAGCGGCTATTAGCCGGGCGCATCCCAAACATTGTGAGGTGACCCTCTTAGAGAGTTGGAAACAACCCGATCTCTGGAACTTCAATCTCCATATAGCCATAGCTCCTACCAAAAACATGGACCGGATGGAGTGGTTCGTGGAGAAAGCGACGGAAATAGGGATCAATGCGATCACCTGTTTGAATTGTCGTTTCTCGGAGCGTAAAGAGATCAAGCCGATTCGATTGGAGAAGATATTGGTCAGTGCCATGAAGCAATCCCAGAAAGCGACTTTGCCGGCGTTAGAAGGAATGACAGATTTCAAGAAGTTTGTCGCCACTCCCTTTGATGGGCGTAAGTTTATCGCCCATTGCGAGGAAGGCGAGAAGCCACTATTAAAACATACGTATCAGCCGGGAGAGAATGCCTTAATCCTCATCGGACCGGAAGGTGATTTTAGCCCGGAAGAAATCAAACTGGCTCAAGAGAATGGCTTCGAGCCGATCTCTTTAGGAGAGAGCCGACTGCGTACGGAAACGGCCGCGCTAGTGGCTTGCCATACGATTCATGTGTTAAATCAATAG